In a single window of the Fibrobacter sp. genome:
- a CDS encoding TIGR00730 family Rossman fold protein, with amino-acid sequence MTKKKQLHPAPGKMAYLNEEFMESDAGRPLRILSEFFAPQQVFDQEDIDNTIVFFGSARTLPPDEIKKRRKGCKDKKELARLARLEKVAESYNAARELGQKLGKWANKRHEGYAIMTGGGPGIMEAGNRGATDVGTPSIGLNIKLPFEQHPNPYLDDALNLQFRYFFIRKYWFLKKARALVVFPGGFGTLDEMFEMLTLIQTDKYAQKLPVVVFDSKFWKKALNWEFFAETGMINKEDLKLFKFCDTVDEAFDFITDVLEKQDSESTALEWYRK; translated from the coding sequence ATGACTAAGAAAAAGCAACTTCATCCGGCCCCCGGCAAAATGGCATACCTGAACGAAGAATTCATGGAAAGCGACGCTGGCCGTCCGCTCCGCATCCTTTCTGAATTTTTTGCGCCACAGCAAGTGTTCGACCAGGAAGATATAGACAACACCATCGTTTTCTTCGGTTCGGCCCGCACCCTGCCTCCCGACGAAATCAAGAAGCGCCGCAAGGGCTGCAAGGACAAAAAAGAACTCGCCCGTCTCGCAAGACTCGAGAAGGTCGCCGAATCGTACAACGCGGCACGTGAACTCGGGCAGAAACTCGGCAAGTGGGCCAACAAGCGCCACGAAGGCTATGCCATCATGACCGGCGGCGGACCGGGCATCATGGAAGCGGGCAACCGCGGTGCGACCGACGTGGGCACGCCCTCCATCGGCCTCAACATCAAGCTCCCGTTCGAACAGCACCCGAATCCCTACCTGGACGACGCGCTCAACCTGCAGTTCCGCTACTTCTTCATCCGCAAGTACTGGTTCCTGAAGAAGGCTCGCGCGCTCGTGGTGTTCCCCGGCGGCTTCGGCACTCTCGACGAAATGTTCGAGATGCTCACGCTCATCCAGACCGACAAGTACGCCCAGAAACTGCCCGTCGTTGTTTTCGATTCCAAGTTCTGGAAGAAGGCGCTCAACTGGGAGTTCTTCGCCGAGACCGGAATGATCAACAAGGAAGACCTGAAGCTGTTCAAGTTCTGCGACACCGTAGATGAAGCTTTCGATTTTATTACCGATGTCCTGGAAAAGCAGGATAGTGAATCAACCGCCCTCGAATGGTACCGCAAATAG